From Jeotgalibacillus haloalkalitolerans:
TGCATCCCTCCTCTCTACTAGTTATAATTTGAGCGAAAAGAGGAAAAATATCAGCATGTAAAAAGAAAAAAGCTATCCGGTAATGGATAGCTTTTACACAGCTGATTTTTTAATTGTATGAGCTAAGTTAATGAGTTCTTCTGCATGACTGATGGTCAGGTCTGTAATTTCCACCCCTGAAATCATTCTGCTGATTTCTTTTACCCTGTCCTCTTTAGCAAGCGGACTGACACTTGTATGAGTACGGTCATTTTTGACTTCTTTTGATATAAATAAATGGCGGTCACTGATCGCAGCAACCTGCGGCAGGTGCGAAATACAAAGCACCTGGGAGTGAGATGAAATTGAGTAGATTTTTTCAGCAATGGCCTGGGCTACTCTGCCGCTTACACCTGTGTCCACTTCATCAAATATGATTGATGTGATGCCCTGATGCTGTGAAAAGATTGTTTTAAGCGCGAGCATCATTCTTGAAATTTCTCCACCGGAGGCCACCTTAATCAGCGGCTTCAGCGGTTCCCCGGGATTTGTTGAAATATAAAACTCAATCTCATCGACACCGTTCGATTTGTACAGGTCAGGTTTTTGCTCAGCGAAAAACACTTTAAAAACCGCTTTATCCATGTAAAGCGCTTTTAACTCACCGTGAATGGCTTCTGTTAAAGTTTCTGACCATTTTTTTCTGAGTGCGGTTAAGTGGTCTGCCTCAACTGACAGATCCTTCTCGACTGATTCAAGCTTATTTTTCAATTCCTCAAGAGATGAATCTTTATTTGTGATGGCTTCTATTTCTTCTTCAATCCCAGAGAAATACTCCATTATTTCTTCTATGGAAGAGCCATACTTCCGCTTTAACTGATTGATTTCATTGAGTCTGTCTTCAATCATCTGAAGTCTTTCAGGATCAAATTCCATACCGTCTAAATGCTGCCTGATCTCTCTTGCTGAATCCTCAAGCAGATAAAACTGACTGCTGATTGTATCACTGATTTCTTTTAACTCAACATCAATATCCGCTGCATGCTCCATATTAGACATCGCAAGGCCTGTCCAATCAAGACCACGCTGTTCACCCTGTAATGCTTCATAAGCCGTCTGGAGCGATTCATAAAGCTTTTCAAAATTAGATAGCCTGATTTTCTCTTCCATTAACTCTTCATCTTCATTAATTGAAAGATCAGCATCCTGAATTTCCTTGTATTGAAACTGGATCAAATCAAGTCTGTGCGCCATTTGCTGATCGTTTTCAGATAAAGATCTGATTTGTTTTTTAAGATCCGCATAGACAGTAAATACTTCCTGATAATTCTTTTTCGCTTCACTGATCTCTTTGGCTCCAAACTGATCAAGCAAATTAATGTGTGCGGATTCATCCATTAACTCCTGACTTTCATGCTGCCCGTGGATGTCAATTAACGCACCACCGACTTCTCTTAAAATAGAAATCGTGACCAGCTTTCCGTTAATCCGGCATGAGCTCTTACCGGAAGAAGAAATATCCCGCTTCAAAAGAACCATTTCATCTTCTATTTCAATACCGAATTCCTGACATTTATGGAACACAGGATGTCCTGCCGGAGCAGAAAACACACCCTCAATTTCTGCTTTTTTCTCACCATGCCTGACAAATTCAGCCGATCCTCTCGCTCCGACAAGCAGCTGTACAGCATCTATAATGATCGACTTACCCGCACCGGTTTCACCGGTTAAAACAGTGAGTCCTTCCTCTAAAGATAATGAAAGTTCATCTATAATCGCAAAATTACGTATTGATAAGTCCTGTAACAAACAATATCACCCCTGTTTAAAGCATATCAATAAAGCGCTTTGAAATGGTACCTGCTTCATCTTCTGATCTGCATATAATTAAACATGTATCGTCACCGCAGATTGTGCCGAGAATTTCGTCCCAGTCAAGATTATCGATCAATGCACCAATTGCGTTTGCATTTCCCGGTAAAGTTTTCATAACGAGCAAATGACCTGCACCGTCAATTCTAACGAAAGCATCAGTCAGCGTTCTTTTTAGTTTTTGAAGCGGATTAAACCGCTGATCAGCAGG
This genomic window contains:
- the ahrC gene encoding transcriptional regulator AhrC/ArgR, which produces MNKGQRHIKIREIIVNNDIETQDELVDELKNAGFPVTQATISRDIKELHLVKVPLHDGRYKYSLPADQRFNPLQKLKRTLTDAFVRIDGAGHLLVMKTLPGNANAIGALIDNLDWDEILGTICGDDTCLIICRSEDEAGTISKRFIDML
- the recN gene encoding DNA repair protein RecN yields the protein MLQDLSIRNFAIIDELSLSLEEGLTVLTGETGAGKSIIIDAVQLLVGARGSAEFVRHGEKKAEIEGVFSAPAGHPVFHKCQEFGIEIEDEMVLLKRDISSSGKSSCRINGKLVTISILREVGGALIDIHGQHESQELMDESAHINLLDQFGAKEISEAKKNYQEVFTVYADLKKQIRSLSENDQQMAHRLDLIQFQYKEIQDADLSINEDEELMEEKIRLSNFEKLYESLQTAYEALQGEQRGLDWTGLAMSNMEHAADIDVELKEISDTISSQFYLLEDSAREIRQHLDGMEFDPERLQMIEDRLNEINQLKRKYGSSIEEIMEYFSGIEEEIEAITNKDSSLEELKNKLESVEKDLSVEADHLTALRKKWSETLTEAIHGELKALYMDKAVFKVFFAEQKPDLYKSNGVDEIEFYISTNPGEPLKPLIKVASGGEISRMMLALKTIFSQHQGITSIIFDEVDTGVSGRVAQAIAEKIYSISSHSQVLCISHLPQVAAISDRHLFISKEVKNDRTHTSVSPLAKEDRVKEISRMISGVEITDLTISHAEELINLAHTIKKSAV